In the genome of Candidatus Neomarinimicrobiota bacterium, one region contains:
- the tatA gene encoding twin-arginine translocase TatA/TatE family subunit encodes MSLPGGWEWLIIILFILIFFGAKRLPEMAKGLGKGIREFKGALSGITDEIEKAGNTPAEPKVEEKTEEKKED; translated from the coding sequence ATGAGTTTACCTGGCGGCTGGGAATGGCTAATTATCATCTTATTTATATTGATTTTCTTTGGTGCAAAACGCTTGCCTGAAATGGCCAAGGGTCTGGGGAAGGGAATCCGAGAATTCAAGGGTGCCCTGAGCGGTATTACTGATGAAATTGAAAAAGCTGGCAATACGCCTGCTGAACCAAAAGTCGAAGAAAAGACTGAAGAAAAAAAAGAAGACTAA
- a CDS encoding VWA domain-containing protein, with amino-acid sequence MIQFETYPIWLQSLLWSIIPLMIMIGVWFRFSRKNLLKRAGDPELLEQLSRSVSKRKRLTKDILRILAILMLLFAVWGPKFSDELTEIHREGVDIVVLLDVSNSMRAQDIKPDRLEKARFELRKLIKELRGDRVGLVVFAGQAHLQTPLTLDYSAFDMFLDISDESLIGVQGTSFENALEIGLSAFDPDDQQHRAMIVISDGEDHEGNLDEVLERARKENVIIHTAGIGSFSGTPIPLYDDRGSLLGYRKTSSGEVVTTRLYTETLQSISVETGGRFVHLNTASAGLEEIYNDILGMEQKEFSRHEFTNFKEQFHWFAWIALLFLILDLLITDLHGTERNWEGDYISD; translated from the coding sequence ATGATTCAATTTGAAACATATCCCATCTGGCTCCAGAGCTTACTCTGGTCAATAATCCCTCTGATGATAATGATTGGTGTGTGGTTTCGCTTCTCCCGCAAAAATTTGCTAAAGAGAGCTGGTGATCCTGAACTCCTTGAACAACTCTCCAGAAGTGTTAGCAAGCGTAAAAGATTGACCAAGGATATTCTCCGCATCCTTGCCATCCTGATGCTCCTCTTTGCTGTGTGGGGACCCAAATTCTCAGATGAATTAACAGAGATTCACCGTGAAGGTGTTGATATCGTAGTGCTTCTGGATGTATCCAATTCAATGCGAGCCCAGGATATAAAACCCGATCGTCTTGAGAAAGCTCGATTTGAGTTGAGGAAATTGATCAAAGAACTACGAGGTGATAGGGTTGGACTTGTGGTGTTTGCTGGACAGGCTCATCTCCAAACACCCCTTACTTTGGACTACTCTGCATTTGATATGTTTTTGGATATCTCTGATGAGTCGTTGATTGGTGTCCAGGGGACCTCCTTTGAGAATGCTCTGGAGATTGGTCTCAGTGCCTTTGATCCTGATGATCAACAACATCGGGCCATGATCGTGATTTCAGACGGAGAAGATCATGAAGGCAATCTGGACGAAGTTCTTGAGCGAGCTCGCAAAGAGAACGTCATTATCCATACTGCTGGAATTGGTTCATTCTCAGGCACACCAATCCCTCTATATGATGATCGGGGAAGTCTACTGGGTTATCGTAAAACCAGTTCTGGCGAAGTCGTCACAACCAGACTTTATACAGAAACACTCCAATCCATAAGTGTAGAAACCGGTGGAAGATTTGTACATCTCAATACTGCATCAGCTGGGCTTGAAGAAATCTACAATGATATCCTGGGAATGGAGCAGAAGGAATTCAGTCGCCACGAATTCACCAATTTTAAGGAGCAGTTTCATTGGTTTGCCTGGATAGCCTTACTTTTTCTCATACTTGATTTATTGATAACAGATTTGCATGGAACTGAAAGAAACTGGGAAGGAGATTACATCAGTGATTAA
- a CDS encoding VWA domain-containing protein — MLAFQYPQLAWLLLSIPVLLIVYVFYSQKRFGTLRFSSLLMFEGISKTTGMWRKHMLYTLRILAIMAIFVALMRPQERNALQEVNAEGIDIMMVIDISGSMRAMDFKPNRLEAVKKVAQTFVSQRQNDRIGLNVFARESFMQCPLTTDLNRLNEFISQLEIVNEKFDGTAIGMAVAGAINRLRDSDAKSKVIVLLSDGRNNAGELDPITTSELAKEFGIRIYTIGAGTRGTASMPVQTVIGMRTMPVQVDIDEETLTKIADITGGKYFRATDEKSLAAVYQEISEMETTEYSVREYVQHAELFYFPLLLALFLLIIEFILERLVFRRFP; from the coding sequence ATACTCGCCTTTCAATACCCCCAATTAGCCTGGCTCTTGCTTAGTATTCCTGTGCTGCTGATTGTCTATGTATTCTATTCTCAAAAACGATTTGGGACCCTGAGATTTTCATCTCTCCTCATGTTTGAGGGAATTTCAAAAACCACGGGTATGTGGCGAAAACATATGCTCTACACATTACGAATTCTGGCAATCATGGCTATTTTTGTGGCCTTGATGCGCCCCCAGGAACGCAACGCCCTTCAAGAGGTGAATGCTGAGGGAATTGATATCATGATGGTGATTGATATCTCTGGCTCCATGCGAGCCATGGATTTCAAGCCCAACCGATTGGAAGCAGTCAAAAAGGTTGCCCAGACTTTTGTTTCTCAGCGCCAGAATGATCGCATAGGATTAAACGTATTTGCCAGGGAAAGTTTTATGCAATGCCCCTTGACGACGGATTTGAACCGACTGAATGAATTCATTTCCCAGCTTGAAATCGTCAATGAAAAATTTGACGGCACAGCTATTGGGATGGCTGTTGCAGGCGCTATCAATCGATTGAGGGACTCCGATGCAAAAAGCAAGGTCATTGTGTTGCTCTCAGATGGTCGCAACAATGCTGGTGAGTTGGATCCCATTACGACATCAGAACTGGCCAAAGAGTTTGGTATTCGAATCTATACCATTGGTGCAGGGACCCGGGGAACTGCTTCCATGCCTGTCCAAACCGTTATCGGTATGAGAACCATGCCGGTTCAGGTCGATATTGATGAAGAAACATTAACCAAAATTGCTGATATTACAGGTGGCAAATATTTTAGAGCTACTGATGAAAAGAGCCTGGCTGCAGTCTATCAGGAAATCTCTGAGATGGAGACGACTGAGTATAGTGTCAGAGAATATGTGCAGCATGCTGAGCTCTTTTATTTTCCCCTGCTCCTGGCGCTTTTCCTTTTGATTATTGAATTCATCCTGGAACGACTGGTCTTCAGGAGATTCCCCTGA
- a CDS encoding tetratricopeptide repeat protein, translating to MRNFLMSSLLLVAMLSSVFAVDVQGLMDQGNSYYEIGEIESAIASYEKVLATDMVSPALHYNLGCAYFSEKEYGKAILQFEKARQLSPRDPDILHNLQYSRLFLKDRFELPEPMPFIAWFKALRKSLSLAELKFLEEVLFSLLILGIGLYRLTRRSPMGRVFLPVSIVLGILLLVVGGWLIDRSTALNEKHAVLLVDEAEVTSAPIPGSSTLFVIHEGTSAEILDATDAWYELRLEDGKTGWIIHEAVGLY from the coding sequence ATGAGAAACTTCTTGATGAGTTCCCTGCTTCTGGTAGCGATGTTAAGCTCCGTTTTTGCTGTAGATGTCCAGGGTCTTATGGATCAGGGGAACAGTTATTATGAAATAGGAGAAATTGAGTCTGCCATAGCTTCCTATGAAAAAGTCCTGGCCACTGATATGGTATCTCCTGCGCTTCACTATAATCTGGGATGTGCATATTTTTCTGAAAAGGAATACGGAAAAGCCATTTTACAGTTTGAAAAAGCCAGACAGTTGAGTCCCCGCGATCCTGATATTTTGCACAATCTTCAATATTCAAGGCTCTTCCTCAAAGATCGCTTCGAATTGCCTGAACCAATGCCATTCATCGCCTGGTTCAAAGCCTTGCGTAAAAGTCTTTCGCTTGCTGAATTAAAATTTCTCGAGGAAGTCCTTTTCAGTCTGCTGATCTTGGGAATCGGGCTTTATCGACTGACCCGGAGGAGTCCCATGGGGCGGGTATTCTTGCCTGTATCTATTGTTCTTGGAATCCTGCTTTTGGTGGTGGGCGGATGGCTCATTGACAGATCAACTGCCTTAAATGAGAAACATGCTGTATTATTGGTTGATGAGGCGGAAGTAACCAGTGCACCCATACCAGGATCCAGCACTTTGTTCGTTATTCATGAAGGAACTTCGGCTGAAATTTTAGATGCAACAGATGCCTGGTATGAACTTAGATTGGAAGACGGAAAAACAGGATGGATAATTCATGAAGCTGTTGGTCTATATTAG
- a CDS encoding phosphatidylserine decarboxylase: MAREGYPNIVIVLGLTLILATISFFSGGSLYWKIPSMLSGLLLLFTLYFFRDPEREVVVNPKHILSPGDGVIVDIKDVQDDYVGDATLITMFLSPLNVHINRVPISGKIGFVDYKYGAFKAAFALDASEVNEQSVVGVENDLMKVKFVQIAGALARRIINYLREADEVTQGDRYGLIKFGSRMDVIIPRAAKVLVEMKEPVRGGLTILARMD; this comes from the coding sequence ATGGCTCGTGAAGGATATCCAAATATCGTGATTGTGTTAGGGCTAACACTCATCCTGGCCACAATTAGTTTTTTCAGTGGGGGTTCCCTTTACTGGAAAATCCCATCAATGCTCAGCGGTTTGCTATTGCTTTTTACCCTATACTTTTTCAGGGATCCTGAACGTGAAGTAGTTGTCAACCCCAAACACATCTTAAGTCCCGGTGATGGTGTCATAGTTGATATCAAGGATGTTCAAGATGACTATGTGGGTGATGCAACCCTGATCACCATGTTTTTATCTCCCTTAAATGTCCACATCAATCGAGTTCCCATTTCCGGAAAAATTGGATTTGTTGACTATAAATACGGTGCCTTCAAGGCAGCTTTCGCTTTGGATGCCTCAGAGGTGAACGAGCAAAGTGTAGTGGGCGTGGAGAATGACCTGATGAAAGTCAAATTTGTCCAGATTGCAGGTGCCTTGGCCCGTCGAATCATCAATTATCTCCGTGAAGCCGACGAAGTAACCCAGGGAGATCGTTATGGTCTCATAAAATTTGGAAGTCGAATGGATGTTATTATTCCCAGGGCCGCTAAGGTTCTGGTAGAAATGAAAGAGCCAGTGCGTGGTGGTCTCACCATCCTGGCGAGAATGGATTAA
- a CDS encoding DUF4321 domain-containing protein, which translates to MDPRRRNIKIIVLMIVSGAIIGSVLGDVAAALLPESVVRDFFVLSFDTAKYGLAEPFVLDLRIFSLTFGFTLKVNFMGVVGMGVAYYLLRYYRV; encoded by the coding sequence ATGGATCCAAGACGTCGTAACATAAAAATAATTGTTCTTATGATTGTTAGTGGTGCCATCATTGGCTCAGTGCTGGGTGATGTGGCAGCAGCATTGCTCCCTGAGAGTGTTGTGAGGGATTTCTTTGTTCTCTCCTTCGATACGGCAAAATATGGATTAGCTGAACCCTTTGTCCTCGATCTTAGAATTTTCTCTCTCACCTTCGGTTTTACTCTAAAAGTGAACTTTATGGGTGTCGTGGGAATGGGTGTTGCTTATTATCTTTTGCGTTACTATAGGGTGTAA
- a CDS encoding protein BatD, with product MRRIGNEMKIKYSLFSLFLLLSSIAFSQPRVTASLDANQVLVQESFTWKLEVEGSDVMPNVRLGDIDKIALLSGPMQSSNYTIVNGKTSSKKTISYTFVAMEAGQVTFPAVDVVLDGTRYKTQPLKLEIIAARGSGGKQASANQTIYLRAIPSKSSVYVGEPLTVRYKLFTQVSVYNYQVQKLPDAVGFWAEEVPQSAQPRLVSEVVDGVRYNTAVLKTVLYYPTKSGELVIDPLKTELEIEVKSNQRSNRRFNDPFFNDPFFGANRKATKNFLSNPIKINVRSLPEPRPRKFNGAVGNFQIRAGLDTNAVFANDAVGLSISLTGSGNFKSLQLPEPKLPDGIDVFKPERTEKISIQGMKHSGSKKSTYLLVPRIAGEILIDPIEFTYFDLKTERYITRNSGKIELSVYDVEGSRPVVTSGYSREEVELMQEDIRYIKSTDTKFTRAQTSSMGGAFWALHILGLLVLGGIFAYEYQSRRLEGNVDLRRRTNAIKQARKQIKKAEKLSEDSEELRALLHQCITGFIGARLNVSENTLDTSEFIELLSKHDVPQEIIDESRAFLEDLAMDRFAPGAVKRSAPEWITTTQELFQKLRRVL from the coding sequence ATGAGAAGGATTGGTAATGAGATGAAGATCAAGTATTCCCTTTTCTCACTATTTCTGCTACTCAGCTCGATTGCTTTTAGTCAGCCCCGTGTCACGGCCAGTTTGGATGCCAACCAGGTTCTGGTTCAAGAATCATTCACCTGGAAACTTGAAGTCGAGGGCAGCGATGTCATGCCCAACGTGCGACTGGGTGATATTGATAAAATTGCACTCCTCTCCGGACCCATGCAGTCATCCAATTACACGATTGTAAATGGCAAAACCAGCAGCAAAAAAACTATTAGCTATACTTTTGTGGCCATGGAAGCCGGTCAGGTCACGTTCCCAGCAGTGGATGTCGTTCTTGATGGTACAAGATATAAAACCCAGCCCTTGAAGCTTGAAATTATTGCCGCCCGTGGATCTGGTGGAAAGCAGGCATCTGCTAACCAAACCATTTATTTGCGAGCCATTCCATCCAAATCCAGTGTCTATGTGGGGGAACCACTCACAGTACGCTACAAACTCTTTACCCAGGTTAGTGTGTATAATTATCAGGTTCAGAAACTGCCTGATGCTGTGGGTTTCTGGGCTGAAGAAGTACCGCAGTCTGCCCAGCCCAGGCTGGTCTCAGAAGTAGTCGATGGTGTTCGGTATAATACAGCAGTTTTGAAAACTGTTTTATATTATCCCACCAAATCTGGTGAATTGGTTATTGACCCCCTGAAGACTGAGCTGGAAATAGAGGTTAAATCTAATCAGAGAAGCAACCGTCGCTTTAACGATCCATTTTTCAATGATCCGTTCTTTGGGGCCAATAGAAAAGCGACAAAAAACTTTCTCTCCAATCCCATTAAGATAAATGTACGAAGTTTGCCTGAACCCAGGCCTCGGAAGTTTAATGGAGCAGTGGGTAATTTTCAAATTCGCGCAGGTTTGGATACCAATGCTGTGTTTGCCAATGATGCAGTTGGTTTGAGTATTTCTCTCACAGGATCGGGTAATTTTAAATCCCTGCAACTCCCTGAGCCAAAGCTCCCTGATGGGATTGATGTGTTTAAACCCGAGCGTACAGAAAAAATCAGTATTCAAGGGATGAAACACTCTGGCTCAAAAAAATCAACTTACCTGCTGGTGCCACGAATTGCAGGTGAAATTCTCATTGACCCCATTGAATTCACATACTTCGACTTAAAAACAGAGCGATATATTACCAGGAATTCCGGTAAAATAGAATTGAGTGTTTATGATGTTGAGGGCTCCCGACCTGTAGTTACCTCAGGGTATAGCAGGGAAGAGGTTGAATTGATGCAGGAAGATATTCGCTACATCAAATCTACAGATACAAAATTTACCAGAGCACAGACTTCATCTATGGGTGGAGCATTCTGGGCGCTTCACATTTTGGGATTGCTGGTTCTCGGCGGAATCTTCGCGTATGAATATCAGTCTAGACGTCTTGAGGGGAATGTGGATTTGCGACGTCGGACAAACGCTATTAAACAAGCCCGAAAGCAAATTAAGAAGGCAGAGAAGCTTTCAGAAGATTCAGAGGAATTACGGGCACTACTCCATCAATGCATCACGGGATTTATTGGTGCTCGACTGAATGTGTCAGAGAATACTCTGGATACGTCTGAATTTATAGAATTGTTGAGTAAACATGACGTTCCTCAGGAAATTATTGATGAAAGCAGAGCCTTCCTCGAGGACCTGGCCATGGATCGTTTTGCTCCTGGCGCTGTGAAACGGTCAGCCCCGGAGTGGATAACCACTACCCAGGAACTGTTTCAGAAATTAAGGAGGGTCCTGTAA
- the ruvA gene encoding Holliday junction branch migration protein RuvA: MYEFISGKLISKQPDHVVVEASGIGYRLKVSHSTFEQLPAPGEKVMIYTHLHVREDIFDLYGFAQRDERKFFFNLIAISKIGPKAALAILSGGSPNDICNWVMAEDANTIAKTPGIGPTTAKRLILELKPKIEKGLGISDPGGLTSSLGTSSIEDEAIMALEALGYSRAEVYSKIRKIMKDSETELTTEQLIKKILQK; this comes from the coding sequence ATGTACGAGTTTATTTCTGGCAAATTGATCAGCAAGCAACCTGATCATGTTGTGGTTGAAGCATCAGGCATAGGATATCGCCTGAAGGTTTCCCATAGCACCTTTGAACAATTACCCGCTCCCGGCGAGAAGGTCATGATTTACACCCATCTCCATGTCCGGGAAGACATATTTGATCTTTATGGATTTGCTCAGCGGGACGAACGCAAGTTCTTCTTCAACTTAATTGCCATATCCAAAATCGGACCCAAAGCAGCCCTGGCCATTCTATCTGGAGGCTCTCCCAATGATATCTGCAACTGGGTAATGGCCGAGGATGCCAACACCATTGCGAAAACCCCAGGAATTGGACCCACCACAGCCAAAAGACTCATTCTGGAACTCAAGCCAAAGATTGAAAAAGGCCTGGGAATCAGTGACCCAGGTGGCCTGACATCCAGTCTTGGTACCAGCAGTATTGAAGATGAGGCCATCATGGCTCTGGAAGCTTTGGGATATTCACGGGCTGAAGTTTATTCGAAAATTCGAAAAATCATGAAGGATAGCGAGACCGAGCTGACCACAGAGCAATTGATCAAGAAAATCCTCCAAAAGTAA
- a CDS encoding YebC/PmpR family DNA-binding transcriptional regulator: protein MSGHSKWSTIKRKKAVVDAARGKIFTRIAKELTIAARAGGGDEAMNPRLRTAISTAKASNMPTVNIERAIKKGTGDLEGVIIEEIIYEGYGPGGVALMMEVATDNRNRTVSEIRHLLSKHGGNLAQAGAVGWMFDTKGVVQVSTEGVDEDELMMAALEGGAEDMSNEGDYFEIVSAPNDLNTVNEAVAEAGYAVEVAEVQNIPNNFTEVSAEDLPKVVHLMELLDDHDDMQKLSASVNFTDEMLEGLE, encoded by the coding sequence ATGTCCGGTCATAGCAAATGGTCCACCATTAAGAGAAAAAAAGCCGTTGTCGATGCTGCCAGAGGCAAAATATTTACACGGATTGCAAAAGAATTAACCATCGCTGCCCGTGCTGGTGGTGGCGACGAAGCAATGAATCCTCGTCTCCGGACTGCTATTTCCACAGCCAAAGCCTCCAACATGCCAACGGTCAATATTGAACGAGCTATCAAAAAAGGTACCGGCGATCTCGAAGGTGTCATCATTGAGGAAATCATTTATGAAGGCTATGGACCTGGTGGTGTGGCTCTCATGATGGAGGTGGCCACCGACAATCGCAATAGAACCGTTTCCGAGATACGCCACCTGCTCAGCAAACATGGCGGCAATCTTGCTCAGGCTGGTGCCGTAGGATGGATGTTTGATACCAAGGGGGTGGTCCAGGTGTCAACTGAGGGTGTCGATGAGGATGAACTCATGATGGCTGCTCTGGAAGGTGGAGCGGAAGATATGAGCAATGAGGGCGACTATTTTGAAATTGTCTCTGCTCCCAATGACCTGAATACAGTGAATGAAGCTGTGGCAGAAGCCGGATATGCTGTTGAAGTTGCCGAGGTCCAGAATATCCCCAATAATTTTACAGAGGTGAGTGCTGAGGATCTTCCCAAAGTGGTCCATCTCATGGAACTTCTTGATGATCATGATGACATGCAAAAACTTTCAGCCAGTGTGAATTTCACGGATGAAATGCTGGAAGGACTGGAGTAG
- a CDS encoding tetratricopeptide repeat protein has product MINRPRSLIIYIMLVFFPLLTVFAQSSAKKAFDEQKYEEAVEAWNKLLEENPDLKDIHYNQGNANYRLGDLDEAIGSYEKALSLKDKNALADVYYNLGNAYLNKQEVEKARDFYKLALRIRPGDQDAKANLELLNHMPPPPPQDQNSQDGEDDKKKQDKQDQQDSDSQDENEEKQEEQQQDQEDSEGDEEDQQDQQQSQDEQDQGEQEQQEQQPSDGEEQVNKEELMNAQQLLDALKDRETENMREQIRLKTSGKDNEKDW; this is encoded by the coding sequence GTGATTAATCGACCCAGGAGCCTGATTATTTATATCATGCTGGTTTTTTTCCCGCTACTAACTGTGTTTGCTCAGTCCAGTGCAAAAAAAGCATTCGATGAGCAAAAATATGAAGAGGCTGTTGAAGCCTGGAATAAACTACTGGAAGAGAATCCAGATTTAAAAGATATTCATTACAACCAGGGAAATGCCAATTATAGATTGGGTGATCTTGATGAAGCCATTGGCTCTTACGAAAAGGCCCTGAGTCTCAAAGACAAAAATGCCCTTGCCGATGTATATTACAATTTGGGGAATGCCTATCTGAACAAACAGGAGGTGGAGAAAGCCCGAGACTTTTACAAACTAGCCCTCCGAATTCGTCCAGGTGATCAAGATGCAAAAGCAAACCTGGAACTGTTGAACCATATGCCTCCGCCTCCTCCTCAAGATCAAAATTCTCAGGATGGGGAGGACGATAAGAAAAAGCAGGATAAACAGGATCAGCAAGACTCGGACTCCCAGGACGAGAATGAGGAAAAACAAGAAGAGCAGCAACAGGATCAGGAAGACTCTGAAGGAGATGAGGAAGACCAGCAGGACCAGCAACAATCCCAGGATGAGCAAGATCAGGGAGAACAGGAACAGCAGGAACAGCAGCCTTCAGATGGTGAAGAACAAGTCAATAAAGAAGAGTTAATGAATGCCCAGCAATTGCTGGATGCCCTGAAAGACCGTGAAACTGAAAATATGCGTGAACAGATCAGATTAAAGACCTCAGGAAAAGACAATGAGAAGGATTGGTAA
- a CDS encoding SPOR domain-containing protein, with the protein MKLLVYISLVLPLLILGQNKVKLDESFDPTTLHDWPGSKARIEQIKSLKAYYSNLGDDIDTVAVAEYSNFVFRVQLGSTNNYDAAIALETRAASIFENEIMIQFDSPYYKIRVGKLNNREDAQSLQQFAFQNGFRRAWVIRTENTPELEN; encoded by the coding sequence ATGAAGCTGTTGGTCTATATTAGTCTGGTGCTGCCCCTCCTCATTTTGGGGCAGAATAAGGTCAAATTGGATGAATCTTTTGATCCAACCACTTTGCACGATTGGCCCGGTTCAAAAGCCCGTATCGAGCAAATTAAATCATTGAAAGCCTATTACTCCAACCTCGGTGACGATATTGATACTGTGGCGGTTGCCGAATATTCCAATTTTGTGTTTCGGGTTCAATTGGGTAGTACAAATAATTATGATGCAGCCATTGCGCTAGAAACCAGAGCTGCTTCGATCTTCGAAAACGAAATCATGATTCAATTTGACAGTCCGTATTACAAAATCAGGGTCGGGAAATTGAACAACAGGGAAGATGCGCAAAGTTTGCAGCAATTTGCCTTTCAAAATGGATTTAGACGGGCCTGGGTTATCAGGACTGAAAATACACCTGAATTAGAAAATTAG
- a CDS encoding CDP-alcohol phosphatidyltransferase family protein: MVRDPARKRLPLKENPRRRFIPNSFTIFNMFLGFMSILSSANGDYFWAAWFIIFGAIFDGFDGKIARALDSTSDFGIQFDSLADIITFCLAPSVFVYMVWAEPLGQLVGGFYAFMPLMLGSIRLAKFNLEAESAQKGQFFGVPTPLMALTVVGIWLFMSQVHHYPFLGWIPRQPGGEARIVLPLVMIISSLMLSKIPFSKSPPMSLKGTSKEKLSLISGVIMIILVFASKGFLMFPLAVIMILLSLLKWTRTQRDDEVGVE, from the coding sequence ATGGTACGCGATCCTGCACGCAAAAGACTACCCCTCAAGGAAAATCCACGCCGAAGATTTATCCCCAACTCCTTTACTATCTTTAATATGTTCCTGGGCTTTATGTCTATCCTCTCCTCTGCCAACGGTGACTATTTCTGGGCGGCTTGGTTCATCATTTTTGGAGCCATCTTTGATGGGTTCGATGGAAAAATCGCACGGGCCCTGGATAGTACTTCCGATTTTGGAATCCAGTTCGATTCTCTGGCAGATATTATCACCTTTTGTCTGGCTCCCTCCGTATTCGTTTATATGGTCTGGGCAGAACCCCTGGGGCAGCTGGTAGGTGGATTTTATGCTTTCATGCCTCTCATGCTGGGATCAATCAGATTGGCAAAATTCAATCTGGAAGCTGAGAGTGCCCAAAAAGGTCAATTTTTTGGTGTACCCACACCCCTGATGGCTCTGACGGTTGTTGGAATCTGGCTTTTTATGAGCCAGGTACATCACTATCCTTTTTTAGGATGGATCCCACGTCAACCCGGTGGTGAGGCTAGAATCGTTTTACCTCTGGTGATGATTATTTCAAGTCTCATGCTATCAAAGATTCCCTTTTCAAAATCACCTCCTATGAGTCTGAAAGGGACATCAAAAGAGAAATTATCTCTCATTTCTGGCGTGATTATGATTATTCTGGTATTCGCTAGCAAGGGCTTCCTCATGTTCCCCCTTGCCGTAATTATGATTCTTTTAAGCCTGTTAAAATGGACCCGGACCCAACGTGATGATGAGGTTGGGGTTGAGTAA
- the ruvC gene encoding crossover junction endodeoxyribonuclease RuvC, producing MRIIGIDPGLRILGVGVVDYDGNRFKSVYSGVIKTKNSDSLSDKLAVLYKGIAESIKQFEPDVLAIEEAFYGKNARTALLMGHVRGVAMLAGKHADLEVHEYAARKVKSAVTGNGAADKEQVLYMVKRLLKLKEDPVTLDASDALGIAICHALNYKLAKMGI from the coding sequence CTGCGAATCATAGGCATTGATCCTGGTCTACGAATTCTAGGTGTTGGCGTTGTTGACTACGACGGAAATCGTTTTAAATCAGTATACTCTGGTGTTATTAAAACCAAAAACAGTGACTCACTATCAGATAAATTAGCCGTCCTCTATAAGGGTATTGCTGAATCCATCAAGCAATTCGAACCAGATGTGCTGGCCATTGAAGAGGCTTTCTATGGGAAGAATGCAAGGACGGCTTTACTCATGGGTCATGTACGGGGCGTGGCCATGTTGGCTGGGAAGCATGCTGACCTGGAAGTACATGAATATGCCGCTCGCAAAGTTAAATCTGCTGTAACCGGGAATGGTGCAGCGGATAAGGAACAGGTTTTATATATGGTGAAACGATTGCTCAAGCTTAAAGAAGATCCAGTAACTTTGGATGCTTCTGATGCTTTGGGAATAGCCATTTGTCATGCTCTAAATTACAAACTAGCTAAGATGGGTATCTAA